The Pseudomonadota bacterium genome includes a window with the following:
- a CDS encoding 1-deoxy-D-xylulose-5-phosphate reductoisomerase produces MDAAAKIASDTASVNLPLRDTEPRSVTILGSTGSIGRSTIDLLQRHKGSFTVEALTAHSNIELLAEQARLTGAKMAVTADSSRYQDLKDALSGTNISVAAGPEAVEDAAAASADFVMAGIVGAAGLGPTMAAVKRGAIVGLANKECLVCAGELMLREVTRAGATLLPVDSEHNAIFQVFDFKREASVARIILTASGGPFRKADMEHMVNASPEQAVAHPNWDMGAKISVDSATMMNKGLEMIEAFHLFPVSVAQIDVLVHPQSVIHSMVEYIDGSVLAQLGTPDMRTPIAYSLAWPERISTPSAKLDLAEMATLTFEKPDLQRFPCLRLAQEALNDGASAAIVLNAANEVAVRGFLDRNIGFMDIPRVVESCLESHEAGPVTSIDVVKQIDAQTRISAAEKISKL; encoded by the coding sequence ATGGATGCGGCGGCGAAAATTGCCAGCGATACGGCGAGCGTCAACCTGCCTCTTCGCGACACGGAGCCGCGCAGCGTCACGATATTGGGCTCAACCGGCTCGATCGGCAGAAGTACCATCGACCTCCTGCAGCGGCATAAGGGCTCCTTTACGGTTGAGGCATTGACGGCGCACAGCAATATCGAGCTGTTGGCTGAGCAAGCCCGGCTGACCGGCGCAAAAATGGCCGTCACCGCAGACTCTAGCCGCTATCAGGACCTGAAGGACGCGCTCTCAGGAACGAATATCAGTGTCGCGGCGGGGCCCGAGGCGGTGGAAGATGCCGCTGCCGCGTCGGCTGACTTCGTGATGGCCGGGATTGTCGGCGCCGCCGGTCTTGGCCCGACCATGGCGGCAGTCAAGCGCGGCGCCATCGTCGGCCTGGCCAACAAAGAATGCCTGGTTTGCGCCGGCGAATTGATGTTACGCGAAGTAACGCGCGCCGGCGCGACACTGCTGCCGGTCGATTCCGAGCATAACGCCATCTTCCAGGTGTTTGATTTCAAGCGCGAGGCTAGCGTTGCGCGCATTATCCTGACGGCTTCTGGCGGGCCGTTCCGCAAAGCTGATATGGAGCATATGGTCAACGCTTCGCCGGAGCAGGCGGTTGCCCATCCCAATTGGGATATGGGGGCGAAAATCAGCGTCGATTCGGCGACCATGATGAACAAGGGCCTGGAGATGATAGAGGCCTTTCATCTGTTTCCGGTGTCCGTGGCCCAGATCGACGTGTTGGTGCACCCGCAGTCAGTGATTCACAGCATGGTTGAATATATCGACGGCTCCGTCCTGGCCCAACTAGGGACGCCTGATATGCGAACGCCAATCGCCTATTCACTGGCGTGGCCGGAGCGCATCAGCACGCCGAGCGCCAAGCTTGACCTAGCCGAGATGGCAACATTGACCTTCGAAAAGCCTGATTTGCAACGCTTTCCCTGTTTGCGGCTGGCGCAAGAGGCGTTGAATGATGGCGCGTCGGCGGCGATTGTTCTCAATGCTGCCAACGAAGTCGCGGTGCGCGGCTTCCTCGACAGAAATATCGGCTTTATGGATATCCCGCGCGTCGTCGAATCATGTCTTGAGAGCCATGAAGCGGGCCCTGTGACATCGATCGATGTGGTCAAACAGATTGACGCTCAAACGCGTATTTCCGCCGCAGAGAAAATCTCAAAACTTTAA
- a CDS encoding 4a-hydroxytetrahydrobiopterin dehydratase: MDLTQHNCIPCRSGAAPLEPSSARQLLASAPGWELLDDATKIRRKFKLSDFAATLAFVNKIGALAEAESHHPDISFGWGYCSVLFYTHKIKGLHQNDFIMAAKVNELVGDGA, from the coding sequence ATGGATTTGACGCAACATAACTGCATCCCCTGCCGCAGTGGAGCAGCGCCTCTGGAGCCCTCCTCAGCGCGACAATTACTTGCCAGCGCGCCGGGCTGGGAATTGCTCGACGATGCCACCAAAATTAGGCGCAAATTCAAACTTAGCGATTTCGCCGCCACTTTGGCGTTCGTCAACAAAATCGGCGCGCTTGCCGAAGCCGAAAGCCACCACCCAGATATCAGCTTCGGATGGGGCTATTGCAGCGTTTTGTTCTACACCCACAAGATCAAGGGTCTACACCAGAATGATTTCATCATGGCTGCCAAGGTCAATGAATTGGTGGGCGATGGGGCCTAG